Proteins encoded in a region of the Streptomyces sp. NBC_01298 genome:
- the surE gene encoding 5'/3'-nucleotidase SurE, with protein sequence MQRKRVLPLAALLLCAPALAGTVPAAAAEPQAGPAPAPVPTAPLRILLTNDDGYNAPGIRLAFARLTAAGHDVTMVVPLTNQSGAGTKTSSAPSIAVRHPEPKVWAVDGSPGDSVNFGLSEVFEGRAPDLVVSGTNFGPNVAALASHSGTVGGAVAALDAGVPAIALSTGGVSAPDPVTTVNAMGPTLDFAVKLIDRLRSRARFGGPLLPQGVGLNVNHPVVGADGRGTPAGVATTFQDAQALLKADYTDAGDGTWKVGVKVDLKTPARGSDVEAVSAGKIAVSPMNADWNTGPVDFAVTAALLTGLRP encoded by the coding sequence GTGCAACGCAAGCGAGTTCTGCCGTTGGCCGCCCTGCTGCTCTGCGCGCCGGCCCTCGCCGGTACGGTGCCCGCCGCCGCGGCCGAGCCGCAGGCCGGACCGGCGCCCGCACCGGTGCCCACGGCCCCGCTGCGGATCCTGCTCACCAACGACGACGGCTACAACGCGCCCGGCATCCGCCTGGCCTTCGCCCGGCTGACCGCCGCCGGGCACGACGTCACCATGGTGGTCCCGCTGACCAACCAGAGCGGCGCCGGCACGAAGACGTCCAGTGCCCCGTCCATCGCCGTCCGCCACCCCGAGCCGAAGGTGTGGGCGGTCGACGGATCCCCCGGCGACTCGGTGAACTTCGGTCTCTCCGAGGTGTTCGAGGGGCGGGCGCCCGATCTCGTCGTGTCGGGCACCAACTTCGGCCCGAACGTGGCGGCGCTCGCCAGCCACTCCGGCACCGTCGGCGGCGCCGTCGCCGCTCTGGACGCCGGCGTGCCCGCCATCGCCCTGAGCACCGGCGGAGTCTCCGCTCCCGACCCCGTGACCACGGTCAACGCGATGGGCCCGACGCTCGACTTCGCGGTCAAGCTGATCGACCGGCTCCGCTCGCGGGCCCGCTTCGGCGGGCCCCTGCTGCCCCAGGGTGTCGGCCTCAACGTCAACCACCCGGTCGTCGGCGCCGACGGCAGGGGAACCCCGGCCGGGGTTGCCACCACCTTCCAGGACGCGCAGGCGCTCTTGAAGGCCGACTACACCGACGCCGGCGACGGCACGTGGAAGGTCGGCGTGAAGGTGGACCTCAAGACGCCGGCCCGGGGCAGCGACGTGGAAGCCGTGAGCGCCGGGAAGATCGCCGTCAGCCCGATGAACGCCGACTGGAACACCGGACCGGTCGACTTCGCCGTCACCGCGGCCCTGCTCACCGGGCTCCGCCCGTAG
- a CDS encoding carboxylesterase/lipase family protein: MIALPARTAAVITALISALITALIATALPAAAAPGRSVAGVPDTSPRPVVSVAQGALRGRAHDGAQEFLGVPYAAAPVGEHRLRAPQPPRRWHGVREAAEQAPACLQFSPFGLSDPSAVSEDCLYLDVYRPGRVRAGARLPVILWIHGGAYSQGTGTQFGGRTMAELTGSLVISINYRLGQLGYLSLPELGRENALGSGSFGLMDQIQALRWTRENSAAFGGDPGKVTVSGQSAGSGSVCGLLAAPSAAGLFHRAVLQSGPCTLLRTPDGARSESEAREFAASAGCPDASGLAACLRAASGRSLVDAAGTRATSGPASGDGLLPRDPATAIAAGSWNKVPVLIGGTRSEARFFVALTQPALTAEQYAQQVLAGYGAAGPEILARYPVAAYGSPYLALSAVMTDGTFACETARTAQTFARQVPTFAYEFDDPDSPTLTGAQVPGLDESNAHSAELAYLHDFTMGERSLTPVQVALATRMKRYWGAFARHGVPAVPGQTPWPATGPGGTVLTLAPTGDRIDRTFEAEHQCGFWRDQPSRPL, encoded by the coding sequence GTGATCGCCCTCCCCGCGCGGACGGCCGCGGTCATCACCGCACTGATCAGCGCACTGATCACCGCGCTGATCGCCACCGCACTCCCGGCGGCCGCCGCTCCCGGCAGGTCCGTCGCCGGAGTTCCGGACACCTCGCCCCGCCCGGTCGTCTCCGTCGCGCAGGGAGCGCTCCGCGGCCGCGCCCACGACGGGGCGCAGGAGTTCCTCGGCGTCCCCTACGCCGCCGCGCCGGTCGGGGAGCACCGGCTGCGGGCCCCGCAGCCGCCCCGGCGCTGGCACGGAGTGCGCGAAGCCGCCGAACAGGCCCCCGCCTGCCTGCAGTTCTCGCCGTTCGGGCTGAGCGACCCCTCGGCCGTCAGCGAGGACTGCCTGTACCTGGACGTGTACCGGCCCGGCCGGGTCCGGGCCGGAGCCCGGCTGCCGGTGATTCTCTGGATCCACGGGGGCGCGTACAGCCAGGGCACCGGGACGCAGTTCGGCGGACGCACGATGGCGGAGCTGACCGGCTCCCTCGTGATCAGCATCAACTACCGCCTCGGTCAGCTGGGTTACCTGTCCCTGCCCGAACTGGGGCGGGAGAACGCGCTGGGTTCCGGCTCCTTCGGGCTGATGGACCAGATCCAGGCGCTGCGCTGGACGAGGGAGAACAGCGCGGCCTTCGGCGGGGACCCGGGCAAGGTCACGGTTTCCGGGCAGTCCGCGGGCAGCGGTTCGGTGTGCGGACTGCTCGCCGCCCCGTCCGCGGCCGGGCTGTTCCACCGGGCCGTGCTGCAGAGCGGGCCGTGCACGCTGCTGCGCACCCCCGACGGCGCGCGGTCCGAGTCCGAGGCGCGCGAGTTCGCCGCGAGCGCGGGCTGCCCCGACGCGTCCGGGCTCGCGGCCTGCCTGCGTGCCGCCTCCGGGCGGTCGCTGGTGGACGCGGCCGGTACGCGGGCCACGTCGGGCCCCGCGTCGGGCGACGGGCTGCTCCCGCGCGATCCGGCCACGGCGATCGCGGCCGGATCCTGGAACAAGGTCCCGGTCCTGATCGGCGGCACCCGCTCCGAGGCGCGCTTCTTCGTCGCGCTGACCCAGCCCGCGCTGACGGCCGAGCAGTACGCCCAGCAGGTCCTCGCAGGCTACGGCGCGGCCGGCCCGGAGATCCTCGCCCGCTACCCGGTGGCCGCGTACGGCTCCCCGTACCTGGCGCTGTCGGCGGTCATGACCGATGGGACCTTCGCCTGCGAAACCGCCCGGACGGCGCAGACGTTCGCTCGTCAAGTACCGACGTTCGCCTACGAGTTCGACGACCCCGATTCGCCGACCCTGACGGGCGCCCAGGTCCCGGGCCTGGACGAGTCGAACGCGCACAGCGCCGAGCTGGCCTACCTGCACGATTTCACCATGGGGGAGCGGTCCCTGACCCCCGTCCAAGTCGCCCTGGCGACCCGGATGAAGCGCTACTGGGGCGCCTTCGCCCGCCACGGTGTCCCCGCGGTCCCGGGCCAGACCCCCTGGCCGGCGACCGGACCGGGCGGCACGGTACTGACGCTGGCGCCCACGGGCGACAGGATCGACCGGACGTTCGAGGCCGAGCACCAATGCGGCTTCTGGCGTGACCAGCCCTCCCGGCCGCTCTGA
- a CDS encoding lipase family protein: MTAPAVDTAARSTPAGHGPASAEAGREPGLEAEREAAPEVGRATAGEAEQATGRQSGQPAVPAKAAGAAKTAGAATPVRAPEPAHTPEPVRGPGPEGASAPAEAGRPAPCRTDPELLLAASVLLADAALTAKQAAAELTGALSSRQLGLEALRRPAWALGAVVSCARALTSPTGLGFGANGGLAGELARIAGNMTYRRPAAVAMAVDAFALRIRAIASDHPNLDSPLARRLTDAMVEGSRLEALRALYALVERLGVTRALTTLSPVIMELSALLGLLDENPVNDGFSWVTLAGGVPSTDPFLGLPSSLLKYLNPGPGRAERADADSILAKVLATSGNDIVSYVNDIGALGNHGLVLLRRVECADGAVRYVLLLPGTSFALLSNSTPQDLVGAFDGLLHTDTTYTRAARKLLLRAGVPAGAEVMFVGHSLGGMTAMNLASDVEVSSRYRITHVIAVGSPIDGKRPADHTTQVISLVNNHDVIPMIDGRGPASPNDIPDSWVELAWLDESYDYPLSHAPQAYSDTLRGPMAHHREKVNALIGAYDGRIVGNQPYMLRDK; this comes from the coding sequence GTGACCGCACCAGCGGTGGACACGGCAGCTCGCTCGACACCCGCGGGGCACGGGCCCGCGAGCGCGGAGGCAGGGCGCGAGCCGGGCCTCGAGGCAGAGCGCGAAGCGGCGCCCGAGGTCGGCCGGGCGACGGCGGGCGAGGCCGAGCAGGCGACAGGGCGCCAGTCGGGGCAGCCGGCCGTGCCGGCGAAGGCCGCGGGCGCGGCGAAGACGGCGGGGGCCGCCACACCCGTACGGGCCCCGGAGCCCGCGCACACCCCCGAGCCCGTACGGGGCCCAGGGCCCGAGGGGGCCTCCGCCCCCGCGGAAGCCGGCCGGCCGGCCCCGTGCCGCACGGATCCGGAACTGCTGCTCGCGGCGTCGGTCCTGCTCGCGGACGCCGCCCTCACGGCGAAGCAGGCCGCCGCCGAGCTGACGGGCGCGCTCAGCAGCCGGCAGCTGGGGCTGGAGGCGCTGCGCCGCCCCGCCTGGGCGCTCGGGGCGGTGGTGTCCTGCGCCCGGGCGCTGACCAGCCCGACGGGGCTCGGATTCGGGGCCAACGGCGGACTGGCCGGGGAACTGGCGCGGATCGCGGGGAACATGACGTACCGCCGTCCGGCCGCCGTGGCGATGGCCGTGGACGCCTTCGCCCTGCGGATCAGGGCGATCGCCTCCGACCACCCCAATCTGGACTCGCCGCTCGCCAGGCGGCTGACCGACGCCATGGTCGAGGGCAGCCGGCTGGAGGCGCTGCGCGCCCTCTACGCGCTCGTCGAGCGGCTCGGGGTCACCCGGGCCCTGACCACCCTCAGCCCCGTGATCATGGAGCTGTCGGCCCTGCTGGGCCTGCTCGACGAGAACCCCGTCAACGACGGCTTCTCCTGGGTGACGCTCGCCGGCGGAGTCCCGTCGACCGATCCCTTCCTCGGGCTGCCGAGCAGCCTGCTGAAGTACCTCAACCCCGGCCCCGGCCGCGCCGAGCGTGCGGACGCGGACTCCATCCTGGCGAAGGTGCTGGCCACGTCCGGCAACGACATCGTCAGCTACGTCAACGACATCGGCGCCCTGGGCAACCACGGACTGGTGCTGTTGCGCCGTGTCGAATGCGCCGACGGCGCCGTGCGCTACGTCCTGCTGCTGCCCGGTACGAGCTTCGCCCTCCTGAGCAACAGCACCCCCCAGGACCTGGTGGGAGCGTTCGACGGACTGCTGCACACCGACACCACGTACACCCGGGCCGCCCGCAAGCTGTTGCTGCGGGCCGGGGTGCCGGCCGGGGCGGAGGTCATGTTCGTCGGGCACAGCCTCGGCGGGATGACCGCGATGAACCTCGCCTCGGACGTGGAGGTGTCCTCCCGCTACCGGATCACCCACGTGATCGCGGTGGGCTCGCCCATCGACGGCAAGCGCCCCGCCGACCACACCACGCAGGTGATCAGCCTGGTCAACAACCACGACGTGATCCCGATGATCGACGGACGCGGCCCCGCTTCGCCCAACGACATCCCCGACAGCTGGGTGGAGCTGGCCTGGCTGGACGAGTCGTACGACTACCCGCTCTCGCACGCCCCACAGGCCTACTCGGACACCCTGCGCGGCCCGATGGCGCACCACCGGGAGAAGGTCAACGCGCTGATCGGCGCCTATGACGGCCGGATCGTCGGCAACCAGCCCTACATGCTGCGCGACAAGTGA
- a CDS encoding lysophospholipid acyltransferase family protein — MSESVIDVMEAGTAEFRYARERLGEAGESAWDRLLDWLMEDYFRLETTGWENIPTSGPAVIVANHSGAWGLDAFVLIKSLTQVLNRPLHVPAASLTFRFPVIGSYARKLGAFPLDPTLGLEHLTAGELVGVFPEGISGLEKPFRNRYRLRPFSPGFAATAVQAGAPVVPVSVIGAEEAYPKFGEIPALARLFDLPYFPLTTLLPLPSKWLITVGKPIPAPPRPQSYSARRTAAGLLCAEAQEAVQSLVDRERGRRETPFW, encoded by the coding sequence GTGTCGGAAAGTGTGATCGATGTGATGGAGGCGGGGACGGCCGAGTTCCGTTACGCCAGGGAGCGGCTCGGCGAGGCCGGGGAAAGCGCCTGGGACAGGCTGCTCGACTGGCTGATGGAGGACTACTTCCGACTCGAAACGACCGGTTGGGAGAACATTCCGACGAGCGGGCCCGCCGTGATCGTGGCCAATCATTCGGGCGCTTGGGGGCTCGACGCTTTCGTTCTCATCAAATCACTCACACAGGTCCTGAACCGGCCTTTGCACGTACCGGCCGCCTCTCTTACTTTTCGATTCCCGGTGATCGGCTCGTACGCCCGGAAATTGGGCGCCTTTCCCCTCGATCCGACGCTCGGACTGGAACACCTGACCGCAGGTGAACTCGTGGGAGTGTTTCCCGAGGGAATCTCCGGGCTCGAAAAGCCTTTCCGGAACCGCTACCGGCTGCGACCGTTCAGCCCCGGATTCGCGGCGACCGCCGTCCAGGCCGGAGCGCCCGTGGTCCCCGTGTCCGTGATCGGCGCCGAGGAGGCGTATCCCAAGTTCGGTGAGATCCCAGCTCTGGCCCGCCTGTTCGACCTCCCCTACTTCCCGCTGACCACGCTGCTCCCGCTGCCCTCGAAGTGGCTCATCACCGTGGGCAAACCGATCCCCGCACCGCCCCGGCCGCAGTCGTACTCCGCCCGCAGGACCGCGGCCGGTCTGCTCTGCGCCGAGGCACAGGAAGCCGTGCAGTCCCTGGTGGACAGGGAGCGCGGCAGGCGCGAGACGCCCTTCTGGTAG
- a CDS encoding phosphopantetheine-binding protein encodes MSTSAPESTIGLIAEIIIAMGESPSEDVHAGARMQDLLTDSLMVVEMAISLHDRLAVKVDEEEVRDLTLAEFAAVLDARLRDAPAPR; translated from the coding sequence ATGAGCACGTCCGCACCCGAATCCACGATCGGTCTGATCGCTGAAATCATCATCGCGATGGGAGAATCCCCCTCCGAGGACGTTCATGCCGGCGCCCGGATGCAGGACCTGCTGACCGATTCCCTCATGGTGGTGGAAATGGCCATCTCCCTGCACGACAGGCTGGCCGTCAAGGTCGACGAGGAGGAAGTCCGCGACCTCACCCTCGCCGAGTTCGCCGCGGTGCTCGACGCCCGGCTCCGGGACGCGCCCGCCCCTCGCTAG
- a CDS encoding nucleotidyltransferase domain-containing protein codes for MTAELPPGGVEITQAAAEARWAHAWTPAEVAARLAGVPAPWYVAGGWAVDLFTGGPPRHHGDLEIAVPAASFPEILSRFREFAFDVVAHDRLWELTPEVSGLTHQTWLRDPATGNFLVDVFREPHDGETWIYRRDPSVRLPYTAVVHRTPDGIPYLAPELALLFKAKAVRPKDQQDFARALPLLDEARRARLAALVEREHPGHAWLADLRPGGARPAGGLPAWSDGSDDSGGSGDSAGSDGSGGSGGSGDSADSARSDGPRRS; via the coding sequence ATGACCGCAGAACTGCCCCCGGGCGGCGTGGAGATCACTCAGGCCGCGGCGGAAGCCAGGTGGGCGCACGCCTGGACCCCCGCCGAGGTGGCGGCCCGGCTCGCCGGGGTCCCGGCCCCCTGGTACGTCGCCGGGGGCTGGGCCGTCGACCTCTTCACGGGCGGGCCGCCCCGCCACCACGGCGACCTGGAGATCGCGGTCCCCGCGGCGAGCTTCCCCGAAATCCTGTCCAGGTTCCGGGAGTTCGCCTTCGACGTGGTGGCGCACGACCGCCTCTGGGAGCTCACGCCCGAGGTCTCGGGGCTCACCCACCAGACCTGGCTGCGCGATCCGGCGACCGGGAACTTCCTGGTGGACGTGTTCCGCGAGCCGCACGACGGCGAGACCTGGATCTACCGGCGCGACCCGTCCGTCCGGCTGCCGTACACCGCCGTCGTCCACCGGACACCGGACGGGATCCCCTACCTCGCGCCCGAGCTGGCCCTGCTGTTCAAGGCCAAGGCCGTCCGTCCCAAGGACCAGCAGGACTTCGCCCGCGCCCTGCCCCTGCTGGACGAGGCCCGGCGCGCGAGGCTGGCCGCGCTCGTCGAGCGGGAGCATCCGGGGCACGCCTGGCTCGCGGACCTCCGGCCGGGCGGTGCCCGACCGGCCGGAGGCCTTCCCGCCTGGTCAGACGGCTCGGACGATTCCGGTGGCTCCGGCGATTCCGCCGGGTCAGACGGCTCCGGCGGATCCGGCGGCTCCGGCGATTCCGCCGACTCTGCCCGTTCCGACGGTCCCCGCCGGTCCTAG
- a CDS encoding ion transporter, protein MTDPTAVDTWRGRLAAHCRDVCEAPAFALTVFAVILFNAALLGAETYSGLSAEYSGLLSATERFCVIAFTLEMLIRLGAHADRPKAFFQDPWNVFDLLVVSSAFIPFLRENTTLLRLLRLARVLRTARFMPQLRVLLVAVGRSLPGTVSFLFVGALIVYVYAMIGWICFAHHDPQHYGSIGRAALTLFLLMTLEGLGDAVHAGLAISPLSLLYYASYVLFGSFVLVNVLIGVVLNALEEAREMEEEAEKEEKRAALLATQSPPDAADELLLRIAAVRSALDDMEAQLDTVHSPSAGMATATAAPAHASAGAR, encoded by the coding sequence ATGACCGACCCGACCGCGGTGGACACCTGGCGTGGAAGGCTTGCCGCACACTGCCGTGACGTGTGCGAGGCGCCCGCGTTCGCGCTCACCGTTTTCGCGGTGATCCTCTTCAACGCCGCGCTTCTGGGGGCCGAGACGTACAGCGGCCTGTCCGCCGAGTACAGCGGCCTCCTGTCGGCGACCGAGCGTTTCTGCGTGATCGCCTTCACCCTGGAGATGCTGATCCGCCTGGGCGCGCACGCCGACCGGCCGAAAGCTTTCTTCCAAGACCCCTGGAACGTCTTCGACTTGTTGGTCGTCTCCTCGGCCTTCATCCCGTTCCTCCGGGAGAACACCACGCTCCTGCGGCTGCTGCGGCTGGCGCGGGTCCTGCGCACCGCCCGGTTCATGCCCCAGCTGCGGGTCCTGCTGGTCGCGGTGGGCCGCAGCCTGCCGGGCACCGTCAGCTTCCTGTTCGTGGGCGCGCTGATCGTCTACGTGTACGCGATGATCGGCTGGATCTGCTTCGCCCACCACGACCCGCAGCACTACGGATCCATCGGCCGGGCGGCGCTGACCCTGTTCCTGCTGATGACGCTCGAAGGGCTCGGGGACGCCGTCCACGCGGGGCTGGCCATCTCCCCGCTGAGCCTCCTCTACTACGCCTCCTACGTGCTCTTCGGATCCTTCGTGCTGGTCAACGTGCTGATCGGCGTGGTCCTCAACGCCCTTGAGGAAGCACGGGAGATGGAGGAGGAGGCCGAGAAGGAGGAGAAGCGGGCGGCGCTGCTGGCGACGCAGTCGCCGCCGGACGCGGCCGACGAGCTCCTGCTGCGGATCGCGGCGGTGCGCAGCGCGCTCGACGACATGGAGGCCCAGCTCGACACCGTGCACTCCCCGTCGGCGGGGATGGCGACGGCCACCGCGGCGCCGGCCCACGCTTCGGCGGGCGCCCGCTAG
- a CDS encoding CoA transferase: MTSRDGGTGQAWAALGGPGELAGRVGYRGPDGLGDGPLPVRELARATVGVCALAAAELAAVRAGGGADDVAPLLVDEGAVATAFVSERHLLVDGRPPVTFAPLSGFWRAADGWVRTHANYAHHETALVRVLAAGTRDGVARAIAGRRAVDVQEEVYAEGGLAVAVTQEYGAPQPLVERTASGGRGRPLGALAAGTGRPLEGVRVLDLTRVIAGPVATRTLGLLGADVLRIDSPRLPESDDAYADTGFGKRSVLLDLGETGDRAVFDGLLAGADVVVTGYRPGALERYGLDAEELLSHRPGLVVAELCAWGRRGPWAGRRGFDSLVQAGYGISAACGDGRAPGVLPAQALDHGTGYLVAAGVLRALAEGGGQALRFSLAGTASWLVREVRAAGAAVPGYTPEPWLRETASGYGPLRYAASPLGGLGWDRGPSRWGTDRAVWL; the protein is encoded by the coding sequence ATGACGAGTCGAGACGGTGGGACCGGACAGGCATGGGCCGCCCTGGGCGGCCCCGGGGAGCTGGCGGGACGGGTCGGCTACCGGGGGCCCGACGGGCTGGGGGACGGGCCGCTGCCCGTACGCGAACTCGCGCGGGCCACGGTGGGCGTGTGCGCCCTGGCCGCCGCCGAGCTGGCCGCCGTACGGGCCGGCGGCGGCGCGGACGACGTGGCTCCGCTGCTGGTCGACGAAGGGGCCGTGGCCACGGCGTTCGTCAGCGAGCGCCACCTGCTGGTGGACGGCCGGCCACCCGTGACGTTCGCGCCGCTGTCGGGCTTCTGGCGCGCCGCCGACGGATGGGTGCGTACGCACGCCAACTACGCGCACCACGAAACCGCCTTGGTGCGGGTCCTGGCGGCCGGTACCCGGGACGGCGTGGCCCGGGCGATCGCCGGGCGGCGGGCCGTGGACGTCCAGGAGGAGGTCTACGCGGAGGGCGGGCTGGCGGTGGCGGTGACGCAGGAGTACGGCGCGCCGCAACCCCTCGTGGAACGCACCGCCTCGGGCGGGCGCGGGCGGCCCCTCGGCGCGCTCGCCGCGGGCACCGGACGGCCGCTGGAGGGGGTACGGGTGCTCGACCTGACCCGGGTCATCGCCGGGCCGGTGGCCACCAGGACCCTCGGGCTGCTCGGCGCGGACGTGCTGCGGATCGACTCCCCGCGCCTCCCGGAGTCGGACGACGCCTACGCGGACACGGGGTTCGGGAAGCGGTCCGTGCTCCTCGACCTCGGGGAGACGGGGGACCGGGCGGTCTTCGACGGCCTGCTGGCCGGGGCGGACGTGGTGGTGACCGGATACCGGCCGGGAGCACTGGAGCGGTACGGGCTGGACGCGGAGGAACTGCTGTCGCACCGGCCGGGGCTGGTGGTGGCCGAACTGTGCGCGTGGGGCCGGCGGGGTCCCTGGGCGGGGCGCCGGGGGTTCGACTCGCTGGTGCAGGCCGGGTACGGGATCTCCGCGGCCTGCGGGGACGGGCGCGCCCCCGGGGTGCTGCCGGCCCAGGCACTGGACCACGGGACGGGGTACCTGGTCGCCGCCGGAGTCCTACGGGCCCTCGCGGAGGGCGGTGGCCAGGCCCTGCGGTTCTCCCTGGCGGGAACGGCGTCGTGGCTGGTCCGCGAGGTCCGGGCGGCCGGCGCCGCCGTACCGGGGTACACCCCGGAGCCGTGGCTGCGGGAGACCGCGTCGGGGTACGGACCGCTGCGGTACGCGGCTTCGCCGCTCGGGGGCCTCGGATGGGACCGGGGGCCTTCCCGGTGGGGGACCGACCGGGCCGTCTGGCTCTGA
- a CDS encoding putative Ig domain-containing protein — translation MRNLPNRPKWASVAAASVTAVVALGGLGALPAQATPAARPGPSVSPQVLEAMQRDLHLSAAQVRDRIADETAAGKAATLIRGRIGDRVAGMWFDSSTGRLNAAVSGAADAAVVRDAGAVARTARYSPAELAATARAVTRDIGSGIAGVVSWGPDVRNNRIDVTVDRTARNASTDAFVARLGALGGIVHVTETSGSPRQQGGDVVGGEKWVPGSESPCSIGFAASRTADSGKTFLTAGHCTNDVNQPVYGKDGTRMGTSNKDGKSSINSSEGDFGLVDVDQAGWNLAPRVSGYTAKPDVTVTGSAEAIVGTAICRSGQTTNMQCGEVTKVNQRVDYGNVVIDGLSYSSACSAGGDSGGSYVTATGGKAVGLHSGGGSATCTSGSGEKFTIFQPVIEALTKFKLTLTTSNPQPGNVTVSAVSAQNGVIGARIAELKNTAEGGTAPYTWSATGLPAGLAIASDTGGITGVPTTAGTSNVTVTATDSAGKTGSASFSWTITTAGTALSVTNPGSQSSAVGAAANLTVKAAGGTAPYAWSATGLPAGLSIGSTTGAITGAATTAGTSNVTVTATDNAGKTASATFSWTVSTVTGTSPVLTNPGNQTVYIGKPVSLALKATGGTAPYAFKATGLPAGLSVNAATGVITGSPTTWGFGGSTLTVTDAAGKSSSVNVTWNVYF, via the coding sequence GTGCGAAATCTGCCAAACAGGCCCAAGTGGGCCTCTGTCGCGGCCGCCTCGGTCACGGCCGTCGTCGCGCTCGGTGGCCTCGGCGCCCTGCCCGCTCAGGCCACCCCGGCCGCGCGGCCCGGACCGTCCGTGTCCCCGCAGGTCCTCGAGGCCATGCAGCGCGACCTCCACCTCTCCGCCGCGCAGGTCCGGGACCGGATCGCGGACGAGACCGCGGCCGGCAAGGCGGCCACCCTCATCCGGGGCCGGATCGGCGACCGGGTGGCGGGCATGTGGTTCGACTCCTCCACGGGCCGGCTGAACGCGGCCGTCTCCGGCGCGGCGGACGCCGCGGTGGTGCGGGACGCGGGCGCCGTGGCCCGGACGGCCCGCTACAGCCCGGCCGAACTGGCCGCCACCGCCCGGGCCGTGACCCGCGACATCGGGTCCGGGATCGCGGGTGTGGTGTCCTGGGGCCCTGACGTCCGGAACAACCGGATCGACGTCACGGTCGACCGGACGGCGCGCAACGCGTCCACCGACGCCTTCGTCGCCCGCCTCGGCGCCCTGGGCGGCATCGTCCACGTCACCGAGACCTCCGGCAGCCCGCGCCAGCAGGGCGGTGACGTGGTCGGCGGCGAGAAGTGGGTGCCGGGCTCCGAGAGCCCTTGCTCGATCGGGTTCGCCGCCAGCCGGACCGCGGACAGCGGCAAGACGTTCCTGACGGCCGGCCACTGCACCAACGACGTCAACCAGCCGGTGTACGGCAAGGACGGGACCCGCATGGGTACGTCCAACAAGGACGGCAAGAGCAGCATCAACAGCTCCGAGGGCGACTTCGGCCTGGTCGACGTCGACCAGGCGGGATGGAACCTCGCCCCGAGGGTGTCGGGCTACACGGCGAAGCCGGACGTCACGGTCACCGGCTCGGCCGAGGCCATCGTCGGCACCGCGATCTGCCGCTCCGGCCAGACCACCAACATGCAGTGCGGTGAGGTCACCAAGGTCAACCAGAGAGTCGACTACGGCAACGTCGTCATCGACGGCCTGTCGTACTCCAGCGCCTGCTCGGCCGGTGGCGACTCCGGCGGTTCGTACGTCACGGCGACCGGCGGCAAGGCCGTCGGCCTGCACTCCGGCGGCGGCAGTGCCACCTGTACCTCGGGCAGCGGCGAGAAGTTCACCATCTTCCAGCCGGTGATCGAGGCCCTGACCAAGTTCAAGCTGACCCTGACCACCTCCAACCCGCAGCCCGGCAACGTCACCGTCTCCGCGGTCTCGGCCCAGAACGGCGTCATCGGCGCCCGGATAGCCGAGCTGAAGAACACCGCCGAGGGTGGCACGGCCCCCTACACCTGGTCCGCCACGGGCCTGCCCGCCGGCCTGGCCATCGCCTCCGACACCGGCGGCATCACTGGCGTCCCCACCACGGCCGGAACCTCCAACGTGACCGTCACCGCCACCGACAGCGCCGGCAAGACCGGCTCCGCCTCCTTCTCCTGGACCATCACCACGGCGGGCACCGCCCTGTCCGTGACCAACCCCGGCAGCCAGAGCTCCGCCGTCGGCGCCGCGGCCAACCTGACGGTCAAGGCCGCCGGTGGCACCGCGCCCTACGCCTGGTCCGCGACGGGTCTGCCCGCCGGCCTGAGCATCGGCTCCACGACCGGAGCCATCACCGGTGCCGCCACCACGGCCGGAACCTCCAACGTGACCGTCACGGCCACCGACAACGCCGGCAAGACCGCGTCCGCCACCTTCTCCTGGACCGTCAGCACCGTCACCGGCACCAGCCCCGTCCTGACGAACCCGGGCAACCAGACCGTCTACATCGGCAAGCCCGTCAGCCTCGCCCTCAAGGCCACCGGCGGCACCGCCCCCTACGCCTTCAAGGCCACGGGCCTGCCCGCCGGCCTGAGCGTCAACGCCGCCACGGGGGTCATCACCGGCTCCCCCACCACCTGGGGCTTCGGCGGCAGCACCCTCACCGTGACCGACGCCGCGGGCAAGTCCTCCTCGGTCAACGTCACCTGGAACGTCTACTTCTAG